The Pseudomonas extremaustralis genome contains a region encoding:
- the recC gene encoding exodeoxyribonuclease V subunit gamma, with product MQDADSLKPGFMIIHGNRLDDLRELAVSWMQRYPLAPLENEVVLVHSNGIAQWLKLALAEDPDNGGCGIAAALDVQLPARFLWQAYRSALGAETTPESSPLDKTALSWRLMRLLPQLLNKTHFSSLQRFLQDDDDQRKRHQLSERLADLFDQYQVYRADWLEDWAAGRDQLKHIKGGVKPLDPDNLWQAELWREVLADVGAGALEQSRAGVHKRFVARLREAGQPPNGLPRRVVVFGISSMPAQVLEALAILSRYSQVLLCVHNPCRHHWGDIVADKDLLGHAYRRQPNRSASMVASQHGQPLLAAWGKQGRDYINLLDHYDEPASYQHLFEGLNGGRIDLFNDEPPSSLLGQLQSDILELRPLAETREVWAPVDVAQDRSVRFHVVHSAQREVEVLHDQLLARFSTHPGLSPRDVIVMVPDINAYAPHIEAVFGQVPRHDPRFLPFTLADQGQRGRKPLLIALEHLLKLPHSRFAVSDILDLLDVPALRARFGIKEADVPILQRWIDGAGVRWGLDAQQRESLDMPAGLEQNTWRFGMRRMLLGYAAGQGPELNGIEPYDEVSGLEAALAGPLLTLLDHLEVAREDLKQPATPVLWVERLQSLLKVFFRPVGDGEELLVNQLLKLLDDWLRTCESAQFDEPLPLCVMHETWLAGIEEGGLSQRFLAGAVNFCTLMPMRAIPFKVVCLLGMNDGDYPRQQPPVDFDLMRNDYRPGDRSRREDDRYLLLEALLSAREQLYVSWVGRNIRDNSERVPSVLIGQLRDHLASGWRLAQPDATPDALLHALTQEHPLQPFSPAYFANQPGPDGLFTYSHEWREVHDSQAGQPSAGLLPALAQDTPLTLRQLAGFVRDPVGAFFQQRLKVNFDNDELTSRDDETFQLDGLENWQHQDRLSQALKRWVEEDYRPENAVAELDRHVQRLQREGKLPLGGFGTLSASALAEPLPDMLERYHAQLQAWPEIEDGQTAATIAACEPAPGLNDWLGGIRRNAQGQRAYLQLDSKKLCNDDSWRWHNLVRPWVRHLALQLSGSGCATILVSLNGDVLFRKMSVQEAQAQLQSLLDAWVAGMREPLPVACKSAFAWHEEVGGDGKDKDSALDKARETFEGGYKRKGEAENSFALRRAYADFDQLCASGDFVTWSKRLYGGLFNHLFSSRAGSDQ from the coding sequence ATGCAGGATGCGGACTCGTTGAAGCCCGGCTTCATGATTATTCACGGCAATCGCTTGGACGATTTACGTGAACTAGCGGTGAGCTGGATGCAGCGCTACCCGTTGGCCCCTCTGGAAAACGAAGTCGTGCTGGTGCACAGCAACGGCATTGCTCAATGGTTGAAGCTGGCGCTGGCTGAAGATCCGGATAACGGTGGCTGTGGTATCGCAGCAGCGTTGGATGTACAACTTCCTGCGCGTTTCCTGTGGCAGGCTTACCGGTCTGCCCTGGGGGCCGAGACAACCCCCGAGTCTTCGCCGCTGGACAAGACTGCACTGAGTTGGCGTCTGATGCGCTTGCTGCCTCAATTGCTCAACAAAACCCATTTCAGCAGCTTGCAGCGTTTCCTTCAGGACGATGACGATCAGCGCAAGCGCCATCAACTATCCGAACGTCTGGCGGACCTGTTTGACCAATATCAGGTCTATCGCGCCGATTGGCTGGAGGACTGGGCGGCCGGTCGTGATCAGCTAAAGCACATCAAAGGCGGTGTGAAACCGCTGGATCCCGACAACCTGTGGCAGGCGGAGCTGTGGCGTGAAGTATTGGCGGATGTAGGCGCGGGCGCTCTTGAGCAGAGCCGTGCCGGTGTTCACAAGCGTTTTGTCGCACGCCTGCGTGAAGCAGGGCAGCCCCCAAATGGTTTACCTCGGCGTGTGGTGGTGTTTGGCATTTCATCTATGCCGGCACAGGTTTTGGAAGCCTTGGCCATACTCTCGCGCTACAGCCAGGTGTTGCTGTGCGTGCACAACCCTTGTCGCCATCACTGGGGCGATATCGTCGCTGACAAAGACTTGTTGGGCCATGCCTATCGCCGTCAGCCAAACAGAAGTGCTTCTATGGTGGCGAGCCAACATGGCCAGCCATTGCTCGCCGCTTGGGGTAAGCAAGGTCGCGACTACATCAATTTGCTCGACCACTATGACGAGCCAGCGAGTTATCAACACCTTTTCGAGGGCCTAAACGGCGGGCGTATCGACCTGTTCAATGACGAGCCACCTTCAAGCCTTCTAGGTCAATTGCAAAGCGACATTCTTGAATTGCGTCCTTTGGCTGAAACTCGCGAAGTGTGGGCCCCGGTCGACGTGGCACAGGATCGCTCCGTGCGCTTTCACGTGGTCCACAGTGCCCAGCGCGAAGTGGAGGTGCTGCACGATCAGTTGCTTGCTCGCTTCAGTACCCATCCTGGGCTAAGCCCGCGCGATGTGATTGTGATGGTGCCGGACATCAATGCGTATGCACCGCATATCGAGGCCGTGTTCGGTCAGGTGCCGCGTCATGATCCTCGTTTTCTGCCATTTACCTTGGCCGACCAGGGGCAGCGTGGCCGCAAGCCGTTGCTGATCGCCCTCGAACACTTGCTCAAGCTGCCCCATAGCCGTTTTGCCGTCAGCGATATTCTCGACCTGCTGGATGTGCCGGCGCTGCGGGCGCGCTTCGGCATCAAGGAAGCGGATGTGCCGATTCTGCAGCGCTGGATTGATGGTGCTGGCGTGCGCTGGGGCCTCGATGCGCAGCAGCGCGAGAGCCTGGACATGCCGGCGGGCCTGGAGCAAAACACCTGGCGCTTTGGGATGCGTCGCATGTTGCTGGGCTACGCTGCCGGCCAGGGGCCTGAGCTGAATGGCATCGAACCGTACGATGAAGTGTCGGGACTGGAAGCCGCATTGGCGGGGCCGCTGTTGACCTTGCTCGACCACCTGGAAGTTGCCCGCGAAGACCTGAAACAGCCAGCCACACCGGTACTCTGGGTTGAGCGTCTGCAATCGCTGCTGAAAGTGTTCTTCCGCCCGGTGGGTGATGGCGAAGAGTTGTTGGTCAACCAACTGCTGAAGTTGCTCGACGACTGGTTGCGCACATGTGAGTCCGCGCAGTTCGACGAACCGCTGCCGTTGTGTGTGATGCATGAAACCTGGCTGGCCGGCATTGAAGAAGGCGGCTTGTCACAACGGTTTCTTGCCGGCGCGGTGAACTTCTGCACGCTGATGCCGATGCGTGCCATTCCATTCAAGGTGGTGTGCCTGCTGGGCATGAACGATGGCGACTACCCGCGCCAACAACCACCCGTTGATTTTGACCTGATGCGCAACGATTACCGTCCGGGCGATCGCTCACGGCGCGAGGATGATCGATACCTGTTGCTTGAGGCGCTGTTATCGGCCCGAGAGCAGCTGTACGTCAGTTGGGTGGGCCGCAATATTCGCGATAACAGCGAGCGCGTGCCTTCGGTGTTGATCGGTCAACTGCGCGATCATCTGGCCAGTGGCTGGCGTTTGGCGCAACCCGATGCGACGCCTGATGCGCTGCTGCATGCATTGACTCAGGAACATCCGCTCCAGCCTTTCAGCCCTGCCTACTTTGCCAATCAGCCCGGGCCCGACGGGTTGTTCACTTACTCCCACGAGTGGCGTGAGGTGCATGACTCACAGGCCGGGCAACCATCGGCCGGTTTGTTGCCTGCGCTCGCTCAGGACACGCCGTTGACCCTGCGCCAACTGGCCGGGTTTGTCCGTGATCCCGTCGGGGCATTCTTCCAGCAACGGCTCAAGGTCAATTTCGATAACGACGAATTGACCAGCCGCGACGACGAAACCTTTCAGCTCGACGGCCTTGAGAACTGGCAACACCAGGACCGGCTCAGCCAGGCGCTCAAGCGTTGGGTTGAAGAAGACTACCGCCCCGAGAACGCGGTGGCCGAGCTTGATCGCCACGTTCAACGTTTGCAGCGCGAAGGCAAGTTGCCGCTGGGCGGCTTCGGAACCTTGAGCGCCTCGGCATTGGCCGAGCCGCTGCCGGACATGCTGGAACGTTACCACGCGCAGCTGCAGGCATGGCCTGAAATCGAAGACGGGCAGACGGCGGCAACGATTGCCGCGTGCGAACCGGCACCGGGATTGAATGACTGGCTGGGCGGCATTCGCCGTAATGCCCAAGGTCAGCGGGCGTACTTGCAACTGGACAGCAAGAAGCTGTGCAACGACGACAGTTGGCGCTGGCACAACCTGGTTCGACCCTGGGTGCGGCATCTGGCGTTGCAGTTAAGCGGTTCGGGCTGCGCCACGATTCTGGTCAGCTTGAACGGCGATGTGCTGTTCCGGAAAATGTCCGTGCAAGAGGCGCAGGCGCAGTTGCAATCGCTGCTCGACGCCTGGGTGGCGGGCATGCGTGAACCGCTGCCGGTTGCCTGTAAAAGTGCATTCGCCTGGCATGAGGAGGTGGGGGGGGACGGCAAAGACAAAGACTCTGCCTTGGACAAGGCCCGTGAAACATTCGAGGGTGGCTACAAGCGTAAGGGAGAAGCAGAGAATTCCTTCGCCTTGCGCCGCGCCTACGCTGACTTCGACCAGTTATGCGCCTCTGGTGATTTCGTCACATGGTCCAAGCGGTTGTATGGCGGACTGTTCAACCATCTTTTTTCCAGCCGCGCAGGGAGCGATCAATGA
- the recB gene encoding exodeoxyribonuclease V subunit beta — MSPVNLNPLDFPLHGSRLIEASAGTGKTFTIALLYVRLVLGHGGENAFKAALTPPQILVVTFTDAATQELRDRIRARLTEAAQCFLEPDRKHDKLLQRLRDEYPAEQWPDCARRLQLAGEWMDEAAVSTIHGWCYRMLREHAFDSGSLFTQTLETDQSELLAEVVRDYWRRRFYALPVEQARAISDCFKSPQELGDALGSLLTRRDATYQYKAQPLEAPGSLQALLQEPGEWYGSVGELERNARQLWLEHQDELEDLLRSMRPHMSGNVYRKIKQDDVFNGLLNKLAQWSKGQPAPHNVHAFGQTGITLNGNAVVHEHPAFKAIDLWVEQRDAKVDIRAQLLLHALHEVRERFDEEKLLRAEIGFDDLLNRLDQALQGPSGPRLAETIRQQYPVALIDEFQDTDPVQYRIFETIYRIPDNLDDCGLFMIGDPKQAIYSFRGADIFTYLQAREATAGRHYTLGTNYRSTRAMVDAANHCFHYAEIQPRGAFRFATQDHGNPVPFNAVQANGRDDVLQIKGTDQPALTFWQLETEGVVNNATYLRKAAEASASAIQAWLDPAATERSGLRNDEGELVALRPADIAILVRNRKEAEAIRKALAHRQLASVYLSDRDSVFESEEAKDLLYILRACAQPTSDRLVRAAMATRSVGLSWQTLEQLNQDEMFWEQQVLLFRDLRVLWQQQGVLPMLRKLLATFKVPARLLLEDHGERRLTNLLHLAEWLQRSAAELDGEHALIRHLAEQVEGQSEEEILRLESDSDLIKVITVHKSKGLEYPLVLLPFACSARAIDGRSTTPPMFHDDKGLVIELIKGDLAKPAQEIANDERMGEEMRLLYVALTRARYATWICVAPQGFKAGGASTELHKAGLGYMLAGEKSIAAVQLPDMVAALASGCSDIAVCAAPVPSDDVHTAPTPPQVGPALRPLHKLAANWWIASYSALSIADGNVLMGAEPGVSLEPATALEANLQEEGEIEALPAGAGIHGFPRGAGPGTFLHGLFEWAGREGFAKAAGDPITLHNTVARRCNLRDWETWIEPLSAWLGSYLNAPLRFNGTQCKLSTLNTYQVEMEFWFSSRSVNVQRLDALVRQHTLGGAPRPVLAPNELNGMFKGFIDLTFEHQGRYYVADYKSNWLGSNDQAYDAEAMIETMLDKRYDLQLCLYLLALHRQLKLRLAGYDYEQHMGGAVYLFVRGHQAPTHGVHFERPPRQLIEQLDQLFMGQHAEASA, encoded by the coding sequence ATGAGCCCGGTAAATCTCAACCCCCTGGACTTTCCATTGCATGGCAGCCGATTGATCGAGGCCAGTGCCGGCACGGGCAAAACCTTCACGATTGCTTTGCTTTATGTGCGCCTGGTGCTGGGGCATGGCGGCGAAAACGCGTTCAAGGCAGCCCTTACTCCGCCGCAAATCCTGGTGGTGACGTTTACGGACGCCGCTACCCAGGAGCTACGCGACCGTATTCGTGCGCGCTTGACCGAAGCGGCGCAGTGCTTTCTGGAACCGGATCGCAAACATGACAAGTTGCTGCAGCGACTGCGTGACGAGTACCCGGCGGAGCAGTGGCCTGACTGCGCTCGTCGCTTGCAATTGGCCGGAGAATGGATGGATGAGGCGGCTGTCTCGACCATCCACGGCTGGTGTTATCGGATGTTGCGTGAGCACGCCTTCGACAGTGGCAGCCTGTTCACCCAGACGCTGGAAACCGACCAGAGCGAGTTGCTGGCCGAGGTGGTCCGGGATTATTGGCGTCGGCGTTTCTATGCGTTGCCTGTGGAGCAGGCACGTGCGATCAGTGATTGTTTCAAAAGCCCCCAGGAGCTGGGGGATGCGCTCGGTTCGTTGCTGACCCGCCGGGACGCGACTTATCAATACAAAGCCCAGCCTCTTGAAGCCCCTGGGTCTTTGCAGGCATTGCTCCAGGAACCGGGTGAGTGGTACGGATCAGTCGGTGAACTGGAGCGTAATGCTCGCCAGCTTTGGCTTGAACATCAGGACGAGCTTGAAGATCTGTTGCGCAGCATGCGTCCTCACATGAGCGGCAACGTCTACCGAAAAATTAAACAGGATGACGTCTTCAACGGTCTTCTGAACAAACTGGCGCAGTGGTCCAAGGGGCAGCCGGCACCGCACAACGTGCACGCCTTCGGTCAGACAGGCATCACACTGAACGGAAACGCCGTGGTGCATGAGCACCCGGCGTTCAAGGCGATCGATCTGTGGGTCGAACAACGCGACGCTAAAGTCGATATCCGCGCTCAACTGTTGCTGCATGCCTTGCATGAGGTGCGCGAGCGCTTTGATGAAGAAAAGCTGCTCCGTGCCGAAATCGGTTTCGACGACCTGCTCAATCGTCTTGACCAGGCCTTGCAAGGCCCGTCCGGCCCGCGTCTGGCCGAGACCATTCGCCAGCAGTATCCGGTGGCCTTGATCGATGAATTCCAGGACACCGATCCGGTTCAATACCGGATCTTCGAAACCATTTACCGTATCCCGGACAACCTGGATGACTGCGGCCTGTTCATGATCGGCGACCCGAAACAGGCTATTTATTCCTTCCGTGGCGCGGATATTTTCACTTATCTGCAGGCGCGAGAGGCCACGGCTGGCCGTCATTACACGCTGGGGACCAACTATCGTTCCACCAGGGCGATGGTCGATGCGGCCAACCACTGCTTCCATTACGCCGAAATCCAGCCTCGGGGCGCGTTTCGATTCGCTACGCAAGACCATGGCAACCCGGTGCCGTTCAACGCCGTGCAGGCCAATGGGCGCGACGATGTGTTGCAGATCAAGGGTACGGATCAACCGGCCTTGACGTTCTGGCAGCTGGAAACCGAGGGCGTGGTCAATAATGCCACCTACCTGCGCAAAGCCGCTGAAGCCTCGGCATCGGCGATTCAGGCCTGGCTTGATCCCGCTGCAACCGAGCGATCCGGTTTGCGCAATGACGAAGGTGAACTCGTTGCCTTGCGGCCCGCCGATATCGCCATTCTGGTACGCAACCGCAAGGAGGCTGAAGCCATTCGCAAAGCCCTGGCGCATCGGCAGCTGGCCAGCGTTTATCTCTCCGATAGGGACTCGGTTTTCGAAAGCGAGGAGGCCAAAGACCTGCTGTATATCCTGCGGGCATGCGCTCAACCGACCAGCGATCGGCTGGTGCGAGCGGCGATGGCGACCCGTAGCGTCGGGCTGTCATGGCAGACGCTGGAGCAATTGAACCAGGATGAAATGTTCTGGGAGCAACAGGTGCTGTTGTTCCGGGATTTGCGTGTCTTGTGGCAGCAACAAGGCGTTCTGCCAATGCTGCGCAAGCTGCTGGCCACGTTCAAGGTACCGGCCCGTTTGCTTCTGGAGGATCACGGTGAGCGTCGCTTGACCAACCTGCTGCACCTGGCCGAATGGTTGCAGCGCAGTGCTGCCGAACTCGATGGCGAGCATGCGTTGATCCGCCACTTGGCTGAGCAGGTAGAAGGCCAGAGTGAAGAAGAAATTCTGCGTCTTGAAAGCGATTCGGACCTGATCAAAGTGATCACCGTGCACAAGTCCAAAGGGCTGGAGTACCCCTTGGTGCTGCTGCCGTTCGCCTGTAGCGCCAGAGCCATCGATGGTCGAAGCACCACACCCCCCATGTTCCACGACGACAAGGGGTTGGTGATCGAGTTGATCAAGGGAGACTTGGCCAAACCGGCGCAGGAAATTGCCAACGATGAGCGCATGGGCGAAGAGATGCGCCTGCTCTACGTCGCCCTGACCCGAGCGCGTTATGCCACCTGGATCTGTGTGGCGCCTCAGGGCTTCAAGGCTGGCGGTGCATCGACGGAACTGCACAAGGCGGGTTTGGGCTACATGCTGGCGGGTGAGAAATCGATCGCCGCCGTTCAATTGCCTGACATGGTCGCGGCATTGGCCAGCGGCTGCTCAGACATTGCCGTGTGCGCAGCCCCCGTGCCGTCCGACGATGTGCATACGGCGCCCACTCCACCGCAGGTGGGGCCGGCATTGCGCCCGCTGCACAAGCTCGCGGCGAACTGGTGGATCGCCAGTTACTCGGCGTTGTCCATTGCCGACGGTAATGTGTTGATGGGCGCGGAACCGGGTGTCAGCCTTGAGCCGGCGACCGCGCTGGAAGCCAATTTGCAGGAGGAAGGCGAAATAGAGGCCTTGCCTGCAGGGGCCGGGATTCACGGGTTCCCTCGGGGTGCAGGACCGGGCACCTTTCTGCACGGGTTGTTCGAATGGGCCGGCCGCGAAGGTTTCGCCAAGGCGGCTGGAGATCCGATCACCCTGCATAATACCGTTGCCCGACGCTGCAACCTGCGCGATTGGGAAACCTGGATCGAGCCACTGTCCGCCTGGCTGGGCAGCTACCTGAATGCGCCACTGCGGTTCAACGGTACCCAATGCAAGCTCTCGACCCTGAACACCTATCAGGTAGAGATGGAGTTCTGGTTTTCCAGCCGCTCCGTGAACGTTCAGCGTCTTGATGCCCTGGTGCGCCAACATACATTGGGTGGTGCACCGCGCCCTGTGCTGGCGCCCAATGAGTTGAACGGCATGTTCAAAGGCTTCATCGACCTTACGTTTGAACATCAGGGGCGCTACTACGTGGCGGACTACAAATCCAACTGGCTGGGCAGCAACGACCAGGCCTACGACGCCGAAGCGATGATCGAGACGATGCTGGACAAGCGTTACGACCTGCAACTGTGCCTGTACCTGTTGGCCCTGCATCGCCAGCTCAAGCTGCGCCTTGCGGGGTATGACTACGAACAGCACATGGGCGGGGCGGTGTACCTGTTCGTCCGTGGGCACCAGGCGCCCACCCATGGCGTGCATTTCGAAAGGCCGCCACGGCAGTTGATTGAACAGCTTGACCAACTCTTCATGGGGCAACACGCGGAGGCCAGCGCATGA
- the recD gene encoding exodeoxyribonuclease V subunit alpha produces MSQTLKQLSNSQSNVDHPLLFVGDADSSELLHQLDNWVNRGWLRALDRSFATFILEQDLQAQASVLLAAAMTSHQLGRGHSCLDLVATLQAPDFVLSLPPEGEEGGQLPSQWLLGLDVAQWRRALCLSTMVEDRDEPQRFPERPLVLTGQRLYLRRYWNYERSIAQALSARLSVDVVTPEKLSGRLDALFPDTFKVNDERHSDWQKIACALAARGNFSVITGGPGTGKTTSVVRLLGLLQTPAVEEGKPLRIRLAAPTGKAAARLSESIGKAVRELPVSAAVQEAIPTDVSTLHRLLGSRPDSRNFIHHRDKPLELDVLVVDEASMIDLEMMACLLDALPRQARLILLGDKDQLASVDAGSVLGDLCRNAEAGGYSEQTVAWLEAHSGESVSAPGLQTAVGAGDPLAQQTVMLRYSRRFDAQQGIGRLAKLVNEKNAAEARSLLDQQLPQLLNLKLRGEHDAALTELIINGKGDAPGYRHYLEQLRDQRPAKDTPWDSSLWAGWAGKVLGAFDEFRLLCALRRGPWGVEGLNQRVAAELRRCELLSGDQGWYEGRPVLVTRNDYSLSLMNGDIGIALWVPGPSAERVLRVAFPRNDGSGGVRFVMPSRLVEVETVFAMTVHKSQGSEFNHTALVLPDSLNPVLTKELLYTAITRAKHWFSLVEASPGVFEGAVSRNVQRTSGLALQLQDELAKLQRT; encoded by the coding sequence ATGAGCCAGACCCTTAAGCAGCTGAGCAACAGCCAGAGCAACGTTGATCACCCGCTGTTGTTCGTTGGCGATGCCGACAGCAGCGAGCTGCTGCATCAACTCGACAATTGGGTGAACCGAGGCTGGTTGCGCGCACTGGATCGCTCATTCGCCACCTTCATACTTGAACAGGATCTTCAGGCCCAGGCCAGTGTGTTGCTGGCCGCCGCAATGACCAGTCATCAACTGGGTCGCGGGCATTCCTGCCTGGATCTGGTCGCTACCCTGCAAGCGCCTGACTTTGTGTTGTCGTTACCTCCTGAAGGGGAGGAGGGCGGTCAATTGCCGTCGCAATGGTTGTTGGGCCTGGATGTCGCGCAATGGCGCCGAGCGTTGTGCTTGAGCACGATGGTGGAGGATCGAGACGAGCCGCAGCGATTCCCGGAGCGGCCGCTGGTGTTGACCGGACAGCGTCTGTACCTGCGTCGTTACTGGAACTATGAGCGCAGCATTGCCCAGGCGCTGAGCGCCCGTTTGAGCGTGGACGTGGTAACACCGGAAAAACTTTCCGGTCGGCTCGACGCCTTGTTCCCTGACACCTTCAAAGTCAACGATGAACGCCACAGCGACTGGCAAAAAATTGCTTGCGCACTGGCGGCGCGAGGCAATTTCAGTGTGATCACTGGCGGTCCGGGCACAGGCAAGACCACCTCGGTAGTGCGTCTGCTGGGGCTGCTGCAAACCCCCGCCGTAGAGGAAGGAAAACCTCTGCGAATTCGTCTCGCCGCACCCACCGGCAAGGCCGCTGCACGCTTGTCAGAATCCATCGGCAAAGCCGTCCGTGAGTTGCCTGTCAGCGCCGCGGTGCAGGAGGCGATCCCGACGGATGTTTCCACATTGCACCGTCTGTTGGGCAGTCGACCGGATTCGCGCAACTTCATTCACCACCGCGATAAACCTCTGGAACTGGATGTGTTGGTGGTCGATGAAGCGTCGATGATTGACCTGGAAATGATGGCTTGCTTGCTCGATGCCTTGCCTCGGCAGGCGCGCTTGATTCTGTTGGGTGACAAGGATCAGCTGGCATCGGTGGATGCAGGCTCCGTGTTGGGCGACCTTTGTCGCAACGCTGAAGCCGGCGGCTATAGTGAGCAAACAGTTGCCTGGCTGGAAGCCCACAGTGGCGAGTCGGTCAGCGCTCCGGGGTTGCAAACGGCAGTCGGTGCTGGCGATCCGCTGGCCCAGCAAACCGTCATGCTGCGCTACTCCCGACGCTTCGACGCCCAGCAGGGCATTGGGCGTCTGGCCAAGCTGGTCAATGAGAAAAACGCCGCCGAAGCACGAAGCCTGCTTGATCAGCAATTACCTCAGCTGTTGAACCTCAAGTTGCGAGGCGAGCATGATGCCGCACTCACCGAGTTGATTATCAACGGCAAAGGTGATGCTCCTGGTTATCGCCATTACCTTGAGCAGCTACGAGACCAGCGTCCTGCGAAAGACACTCCCTGGGATAGTTCCCTCTGGGCCGGTTGGGCTGGCAAAGTATTGGGCGCATTTGATGAGTTCCGTCTGCTCTGTGCGCTGCGTCGCGGGCCTTGGGGTGTCGAGGGACTGAATCAACGAGTGGCCGCCGAACTGCGCCGCTGTGAGTTGTTGTCGGGGGACCAGGGTTGGTACGAAGGGCGACCGGTACTTGTCACCCGCAATGATTACAGCCTGAGCTTGATGAATGGTGACATCGGCATTGCTCTCTGGGTACCGGGTCCCTCTGCAGAACGGGTTCTGCGTGTGGCCTTCCCGCGAAACGATGGCAGCGGCGGCGTACGTTTCGTGATGCCGAGTCGGCTGGTGGAGGTTGAGACCGTTTTCGCCATGACGGTGCACAAGTCCCAGGGGTCGGAGTTCAACCATACGGCTCTGGTATTGCCCGATTCGCTGAACCCTGTGCTGACCAAGGAGCTGTTGTACACCGCCATCACCCGTGCCAAGCATTGGTTCAGCCTGGTTGAAGCCAGTCCGGGCGTATTTGAAGGGGCGGTGAGTCGCAATGTGCAGCGAACCAGTGGGCTGGCGCTGCAACTGCAAGATGAGCTGGCAAAACTTCAACGCACCTGA